The bacterium genome includes a window with the following:
- a CDS encoding winged helix-turn-helix domain-containing protein codes for MLESLLGNPTIEKVLFYLWRFEKSYAKEMADNFQLPVNAIQQQLKRLENGDIVVSRLVGRTRVYEFNPRYPFLKECFQLFSKVFSHFPVKQVERYYTKRTRPRRPGKPI; via the coding sequence ATGCTTGAATCTCTTTTGGGTAATCCAACCATTGAAAAAGTCCTATTCTACCTGTGGCGGTTTGAGAAAAGTTACGCCAAGGAAATGGCTGACAATTTCCAGCTACCGGTCAACGCCATCCAGCAACAGCTCAAACGCTTGGAAAACGGTGATATCGTAGTCAGTCGCCTGGTAGGACGGACCCGAGTCTATGAGTTCAATCCCCGCTACCCGTTTTTGAAGGAATGTTTTCAACTTTTTTCGAAAGTTTTTTCCCATTTCCCGGTCAAACAAGTAGAGAGGTACTACACCAAACGTACCCGACCACGACGACCGGGGAAGCCTATATGA